The DNA segment CTGCTTCTTGTAGAACAGGGAATAATCATGCATGGAATGTGTGTATCCCTCTATGTACAAGGCCTCAGTCAACTTATCATACCATTGCCTGCTAGCTTGTTTCAGCCCAAAGAGGGACTTGTTCAACTTGCAGACTAAGTTTGGTAACTGCAGCTCAAGCCCTGGTAGAGCTTTAATGTAGACTTCCTCATGTagatctccatgaagaaatgcattaTTTGCATCTAATTGGTAAATCTGCCATCTTTTCTTAGCTGCAATGGCAATTAGGGACCTGACAGTGGTCATCTTGACCACGGGAGAAAACGTCTCTGTGTAATCTATTCCAGCTTGTTGTGTATACCCTTTCACAACTAATTTGGTGTTGTACCTTTCTACGCTACCATCTGCTTTACGTTTTACCTTGTACACCCACCTACAACCAATAGTGTGCTTCCCCTTTGGCAAAGGGATTAAGTCTCAAGTATCGTTGGTATACAAGGCCTCAAACTCTTGAGTCATAGCACTCTTCCAACCAGGATACATGACTGCCTCTTCATATAAAGTTGGTTCTCTATCATGACAAATATTTCTTACAACATACTAACTACTAGGGTGCAAGTCATCAGGAGCAATGCGATTATTTTGTGAAAATAAAGCATGGAGGGAAAAGATGGAATTACACTTCAAATTGGGTAGATTGCATATATAATCACTCAAATAAGAGAGGAGTTTAATCCCCCTGCTAGATCTTCTCTGGCCGATAGGCTCTATGATAGAAGGATAAGGTTGAGTAGTTAGAGGTGATATGGGAATATGGAAGTGTTGAGTATGAGTTTGTAACTCAGGGTAAGAGGGTGTGTTAGAAGGAGAGATATGTGACATATCAGGAAGAGGAGTTGCGGTGCTAGAGGAAGGAAGGTGAGGGACTGATTTGTGTCCCCTTGATCAGTTGTAGGAGTTGTATGAGAAACATTAGTGTAATCAGGTAGATGATCTGTAGAAGAAGCTGTAGGAAATAATGGGGGTAAGCTTTGTACGTCTGAAGTGAAAGTAAAAGGGAAAATGGTTTCATGAAACAAGACATCCCTGGAGATAGATATTTTTTAGTGGCTAGACTTAGCACTTTGTAACCCTTTGTCCCAAAGAGATACCCTACAAATATATGTGGAGTGGCCCTTAGTTCAAACTTGTCTTTGAGAGGTTTGGGCACAGTAGGATAACATAAATAGCCAAAGCTTCTCAAGTAAGAGTAGGTTAGTTTCTTGTCATACAACAGTTCAAAAGGATATTTTTACTTTAAGGGAACTGTTGGTAGTTTGTTGATTATAAAGGTTGATGTAAGGACACATTCTCCCCAGTATTTTAGTGGTAATTTGGACTGAAAAAGGAGTGGCCTGGCCACTTCAAGAAGATATTTATGTTTTTTTCCTACCaccccattttgttggggtgtATAAGGACATATTTTCTGGTGATTTATACTCTTTGATTGAAAGAAATAAGAAGCTTCATTGCTAGTTAATTCTAGGCCATTATCAGTCCTTACACactggatattgatttggaatTGATTTTCTACCATGCTCATAAAGGTTTTTATGATATGAAGTGCATTGCTTTTACAACTTAGAAGGTGTGTCCAGGTTGACCTACTGTAGTCATCCACTAAGGTGAGGAAATACTTGAAATTATTATGTGTTACCACATGATAAGGGCCCCACAGGTCAACATGAAGAATTTCAAAGATATTTGTGGTGCTGGTTGTTTTCTGAGGAAAAGGGAGTCTCGATTGTCTAGCCATGGGACAGATAGAACAAATAAATAGTTGTTTGGGAGAGAAGGATGCATGTATAGTGGAAATTTCTCTTATCTTATTGAAGGGTATATGACTAAGTCTATAATGCCATAGTAGATCCACACTATCTCTGAGAGAGGTAAAGGAAAGTCGAGTAGAAGCATTGTCTTTATTATTgcaaataaaattatttacaGTAGGGTGGTGGGTATGGGATATACATTGTACTGCATACATATCACTAGCATAACCGTAAAAACAAGGAAGTGCACACTTTGAAACAAAAATGAGACTATCTTTCTTTAGACATTGAGAATAGAGAAAGTAAAGTCCATCATACAACTTACCAATCTCCAGAGGCCTTTTCATTGAAGGGGCCTGTAGTAAACAGGAAGTGTCGGAAAAGGAAGCAATACACTTGAGATGCACTGCTAATGAACTAATGGAAACTAGGTTAAATTTGAAGGGTGATATAAACAAAACCCAATGTAAGGTGATTTTAGGGGCTAGATGTACATCTCCAATTTGGGTTACTTTAACTTTGTAACCATTTGGTAGTTTAACAAGCAAGGGATATGGTAGACTTATAATATTTTGTAGGTGAGTTTTATCGAAATTCATATGATGTGAAGGTTATGAATCTAATATCCACAAGTCATCTTTTGCATTAAAACATTTGCATGATTGATTATCAAAATCAATGGAAGAAGTGCAGGCAATCATACCTGCAAAATTCACAGAAACTCCACCAGAAACACTTGTATTGTTTTCTCCTCCATTCCCAACTTGAAAATATTGCAGCAGACTGAGAATTTATCCATATTGTTCCTTTGAAAGGCCCATGTTCTGATTGTCTCCCTGATGCTCTGATTCATCTGCTTTGGTTGACAATATGTCTGATGATATTCCCTGTACACTTGCCACTGCGTTTGCCACAGTGCTTTTTCCCTTATTGAACCTtatgttgttgttactgttgttatAGCCCTGTGAATTATGTTTATGCTGCTGTGAACCCTGTCCAAAACCTTGAGGGTATCCATGCAGCTTGTAGAATCTGTCTTTGATATGTCCTGGTCGTTTGCAGTGGTCACAAAATGGCCTAGGCCTGTTGTTTGAAATCTGATTCCCACCAGGTGAGTAATTTGTCTTAAAAGTTCTTCCCCCTACATTGACATTCAACGTAATAGAATCAAAGGTCAATTGGTTTATGGTCTTGAATTCTCTCTGCTTCTCCTCATGTATCAATAAAGCAAATACATGTGCCATGGAAGTCAATGGATTCATCATGAGAATGCTCCCTCGAACAACTGTGTAAACCTCGTTAAGTCCCATTAGGAACTGTATGAGTCTTCTATCCTGCTGTGCCTTGTGTATGCTTTCCTTTGCTCCACAAGTGCACACACAACTACAGTGAGTTTTAGCACTTAGTGTATTCAACTCTTCCTAGAGTTTCTTCATTTTCGTGTAGTAACCTATGATGTCAAGCACTCCTTGACTCAAATCGTTAATCTCTTTCTGGATTTGGTACAACTTAGCTCCATTCGTCTGATCATATCGATCCTCCAATTCCTTCCACAATTTGACGGAATTATTCAAATATTCAACACTGTCAGCAATATCCTTTGCCAAGGAATTCAGAATCCATGAAGTGACCATGTCATCATACCTCTCCCACTTGAGAAACTGTGGAGATGTCATATCGGGCCTTACACACTCTTCGTTGATAAACCCTATCTTATTTTTCACCGAGAGAGACCTTAGCACTCCTCTTCTCCAGGAACGATAACCAACTCCATCAAAAGGGACAGGTACTAAAGCAGAACTTGGACTATCATCAAAAGGGACAGGTACTAAAGCAGAACCCGGACTATCATATGGATGAATATAAAAAGAGCTAGTTGCACCAATTATCGTTTGTGTGATCGCCGCCGTCGCCGCCTCATCAGTTTGATCCAGAACCGCCATGAGAATATTGTTGGTCACCAATTATTTTGGGACAAATCAGGTAGATCATTGCTCGCGTAGCCGGAATTAAGCTCAAAAACTTCTATTCACTAACGAATCGTTGGTGGATATGTCGATTTGAAGTTTTCTCCAAATTATTTGTTTGCAAAAGAAAAACCCTAGCTTATTCTCTGATTGAAAACGAAAGAACAAAGAAGAGATTCAACAGCGTGATTGATGAAGAAAACCTCCGCTCTGATATCATGTGAAGATTGCAAGATCAGAATGAGCTATACTCATCCTCCAATGGAGGATTCAGAACTCTCTAAAATGTGCAGttcgaagagagagagagagaaatgaaCAATGAGGAGTCTCTGATTTGGGAAAAGTGAAACTCAAAATATCTATTACTGAGTACTGTACACTTTATACACATAAGCAACAAAGAAAGGATAAACGAAAATGTAATAACTAAATTAATTAAGCTGACAGCTGAAACTTCAGTAGAACAGACTAATGCTCTGTTGACTCAGCAATAAGTATACAAGTgtgcataaatataaaaaataatctcaATATAATCTCAATAGTTTAAGAGATTGTCATGTGAATAACATAAAAGAcaagagagatagagagaggggAGGGGTGAAACGACCCAAATAGTATATCAAATCAACTAATTATATTAACTCAATACTAATTGAAATGACAAAGCAAATACTAACTATAGTAAAGATATTCTAACAGAAAGCTAAGAAGAAAAGGGATGAGAAAACCAGATACAGAATTGGGGATGAGGAAATGAGAGATACAAAGCAAGAGATGAGAGAGAACACTGAACATCACAAAGATACCTAAGAATAAAAAGGCAAGgccaaatttaaaaaaagaacGAAAAAATCAagatttagggtgtgtttggtatgaaggaaaatatttttcaatttttccatgtttggttggcttaaatattttggaaaacattttccttatgaagtcattttccttatgaactctttttcctccaattggaggaaaatgttttccttatcaagagaagggaaaacattttccaaaactctttttcaaccttccccACACTCACCCACTAACCCCACCCCTCTCTCCAAAAAGGCttcctttttttaaattttagtttttttttccgtCACCccctatcccccccccccccccggcaaaaaaaatttactttttttgtaatttcaaatttctgttttttcgaaagtttatgacttcatgtttattgtatctaaattatttatgaatactcttgagaagttattttccttaatttgcataccaaacaccgaaaaatgaataaaattactacttgtttttcacgaaaaatattttcttggaaaatatttttcgttataccaaacacacccttaatagggaaaaatttagtatttttaaataaTGTTTTTCTTGTTAAATTTAAAAGTCTCTTCAAGATACGCTAAATACTTACCTGCACACAGTCGTTACGCCGAACCAATCAAAATTACCATGGTTACgtgatttaataaaataaaaatatgcatTAATTAACCATGATTAATTCCtagagaaataataaatgaatattATGCATTTAATATATAAATTCAGAGCCGTATCAAGGATTTAAACTTTATGGCTTCAACCTTTAAGGTTTTTAACATTGAAGTCATTATATTTTTAAGGTTATGGGTTCGTATctaatatttattataattttatactaAATTTATATTCCGCTGAACCCGGTAGCAAATGGCTAGATCCGCCcctctatatatctatatatccTTATTTACAACAATATACAATTAGTTGAGCAGTGCCTTTACACGGTCTTATGACTTTGCGAGAAACTGTATTTTTGGTAAACCATCATAGAACTTGGTCATTATTATTTAATTAGCTATGTGATCATCtaatttaaaaacttaaattaatcaaaaaaaatatttttatttacataATTACGTCCATCAATGACTGTTACCTCGTGTGAGGGGTTACCCTTCTCCCGATTTTGAGGTTGTTGGGATTATGAGAATTAACATAATGAGATGTAACTGAGTGTATATATAGTCACGGTAATTCTATATCAGGACGTGTTCCAATGACTAATAAGTTACTTTTGTTtttctattattctattttaTTACTTTAATTTGGCAAAATTTGTTATCAAGTGTTGACTTGGCAGTGGTAC comes from the Nicotiana tabacum cultivar K326 chromosome 14, ASM71507v2, whole genome shotgun sequence genome and includes:
- the LOC107813920 gene encoding uncharacterized protein LOC107813920, translating into MAVLDQTDEAATAAITQTIIGATSSFYIHPYDSPGSALVPVPFDDSPSSALVPVPFDGVGYRSWRRGVLRSLSVKNKIGFINEECVRPDMTSPQFLKWERYDDMVTSWILNSLAKDIADSVEYLNNSVKLWKELEDRYDQTNGAKLYQIQKEINDLSQGVLDIIGYYTKMKKL